In Oryzias latipes chromosome 15, ASM223467v1, the following proteins share a genomic window:
- the golga7b gene encoding golgin subfamily A member 7B, translating into MATEFHNLQEMQHCASLVTKVFIQRDYSEGTVCRFQTKFPSELNIRIERTLLEETVKTLNSYYMEAEKIGGQSYMEGCLACATAYIVFLCMETRYEKVLKKISGYIQEQNEKIYAPRGLLLTDPVERGMRVLEVSIFEDQGSAGSSPSSTLSSDSSAR; encoded by the exons ATGGCGACAGAG TTTCACAACCTCCAAGAGATGCAGCACTGTGCATCACTGGTTACTAAGGTCTTCATACAGAGAGACTACAGTGAAGGAACTGTCTGTCGATTCCAAACCAAGTTCCCATCAGAGCTTAACATCAGA ATTGAGAGAACTTTGCTGGAGGAAACGGTGAAGACTCTCAACTCCTATTACATGGAAGCTGAGAAGATTGGAGGCCAGTCGTACATGGAGGGATGTCTGGCTTGTGCAACAGCTTACATTGTCTTCCTCTGCATGGAGACACGCTATGAGAAG GTTCTGAAGAAGATATCTGGCTACATTCAAGAGCAGAATGAGAAGATCTACGCTCCTCGAGGTCTGCTGCTCACAGACCCCGTAGAGAGAGGGATGAGGGTT CTGGAGGTCAGCATTTTTGAGGACCAGGGCTCAGCGGGCTCCAGTCCCAGCAGCACCCTGTCATCAGACAGCAGTGCTCGATGA